A region from the Clostridium beijerinckii genome encodes:
- a CDS encoding NAD(P)H nitroreductase, whose protein sequence is MEEFYDLINKRQSCRKYLDKPVEKEKLIKCIESARIAPSACNSQPWHFVVANNKELSSKIAMCLQDKVMNKFTSECQSFIIVVEESGNLTSRAGALMKQQDYRSVDIGIATEHICLSAAQQNLGTCILGWFNEKKLKKLLNINKLKRIRLVIAIGYPENNDIRKKIRKNINEISTFIE, encoded by the coding sequence ATGGAAGAATTTTATGATTTAATAAATAAACGTCAGAGTTGCAGAAAATATTTGGATAAGCCTGTTGAAAAGGAAAAATTAATTAAATGTATTGAATCTGCAAGAATAGCTCCATCTGCATGCAATAGTCAACCATGGCATTTTGTTGTTGCAAATAATAAAGAATTATCATCAAAGATTGCCATGTGCTTGCAAGATAAGGTTATGAATAAGTTTACTAGTGAATGTCAATCATTTATAATAGTTGTTGAAGAAAGCGGTAATTTGACCTCACGTGCAGGAGCATTAATGAAACAACAGGATTATAGGTCTGTTGATATTGGCATCGCTACAGAACACATATGCCTATCTGCAGCACAACAGAATCTAGGGACCTGTATTTTAGGTTGGTTTAATGAAAAGAAGCTTAAAAAACTTTTAAATATTAATAAATTAAAAAGAATTAGATTAGTAATAGCAATAGGGTATCCAGAAAACAATGATATACGAAAGAAAATAAGAAAAAATATAAATGAAATTTCTACTTTTATAGAATAA
- a CDS encoding galactose ABC transporter substrate-binding protein, which translates to MNIIKKILSLIIISILLFHSVKTNVYAIQNTTTQNPVNVGVFLHNFNDPFLSNVKKGLEDIQQENENKVRFTFFDAKDNQLTQNESIDQAINKKIDLLVINLVNRNKSQIESVINRVINRNIPLIIYGSANKEITDFVKTYNRAIVIGGDNRQSGFLQGKVLANEWNANKEILDKNKDNIMQYVLFQGTYDSLAAIERTKYSIQTINDSGIKTEQLSSVVCNWDEECAKTAMESMFLVNGNKIEAILSNNDAMAIGAIKALQKYGLNKGDDSKYIPIVGVDGLPEAKEFINQGIMTGTVVQEFGEQAKAIYTIGMNMISGITPLNSTNYKFDETGITVRLSPQEYVK; encoded by the coding sequence ATGAATATAATAAAAAAAATACTGTCACTTATTATAATTTCTATATTACTATTCCATAGCGTTAAAACTAATGTATACGCTATTCAAAATACCACCACTCAAAATCCAGTTAATGTAGGAGTATTCTTACATAATTTTAATGACCCATTTCTTTCTAATGTTAAGAAAGGCTTAGAAGATATTCAACAGGAAAATGAAAACAAAGTCAGATTTACTTTTTTTGATGCGAAAGATAATCAACTTACTCAAAATGAAAGTATTGATCAAGCAATTAATAAAAAGATTGACCTTTTAGTAATAAATTTAGTTAATAGAAATAAATCTCAAATTGAAAGTGTTATTAATAGAGTTATTAATAGAAATATTCCATTAATCATATATGGATCTGCAAATAAAGAAATTACAGATTTTGTTAAAACTTATAATAGAGCTATTGTTATAGGTGGTGATAACAGGCAGTCTGGCTTTCTACAAGGAAAAGTTCTTGCTAATGAATGGAATGCGAATAAAGAAATTCTTGATAAAAATAAAGACAATATAATGCAGTATGTTCTGTTCCAAGGTACATATGATAGCTTAGCAGCAATTGAAAGAACTAAATATTCTATTCAAACAATTAATGATTCTGGAATAAAAACTGAGCAACTTTCATCAGTAGTTTGTAATTGGGACGAAGAATGTGCAAAAACTGCTATGGAATCAATGTTTTTAGTTAATGGTAATAAAATCGAAGCGATACTTTCTAATAATGATGCTATGGCAATAGGTGCTATTAAAGCCCTACAAAAATATGGACTTAATAAAGGTGATGACTCAAAGTATATTCCAATTGTTGGCGTTGATGGCTTGCCGGAGGCTAAAGAATTTATTAATCAAGGAATTATGACAGGTACTGTTGTGCAAGAGTTTGGTGAACAGGCAAAAGCCATTTATACAATTGGAATGAATATGATTTCTGGTATTACTCCTCTTAATAGTACAAATTATAAATTTGATGAAACAGGAATTACAGTTAGACTCTCTCCTCAAGAATATGTTAAATAA
- a CDS encoding HAD-IB family hydrolase, whose translation MSNIGAFFDLDGTLYREGLITEVFKKMVKYEIIGSERWYNDVRPYFMKWDKRQGDYDNYLLKMIDIYIESIKGLQKYQMDYIAQKVVEQKGDRVYTFTRDRIKWHKASNHTLIIISGSPSELVGQMAKKYGFTDYIGAKYVVDNEGVYTGDVIPMWDSRSKARAIGDFVKKYDIDLSVSYAYGDTAGDYTMFKNVKHPYCMNPTKELLQKVLKDRELIKKVNVVVERKDVIYNLDIEDIQFL comes from the coding sequence ATGTCAAATATAGGTGCATTTTTTGATTTAGATGGAACTCTATACAGAGAAGGGCTAATAACAGAAGTATTTAAAAAAATGGTTAAATATGAGATTATAGGGTCAGAAAGATGGTATAATGATGTAAGACCATATTTTATGAAATGGGATAAAAGGCAAGGTGATTATGATAATTACCTTTTAAAGATGATAGATATATATATTGAATCCATTAAAGGATTGCAAAAATATCAAATGGATTATATAGCACAAAAAGTTGTAGAACAAAAAGGTGACAGAGTTTATACTTTCACGAGAGATAGAATAAAGTGGCATAAAGCGAGTAATCATACTTTAATCATAATATCAGGATCACCTTCAGAGCTTGTAGGTCAAATGGCTAAAAAATATGGATTCACAGATTACATCGGGGCTAAATACGTTGTAGATAATGAAGGTGTATATACAGGAGATGTTATTCCAATGTGGGATAGTAGAAGCAAAGCTAGGGCAATAGGTGATTTTGTTAAAAAATATGATATAGATTTAAGTGTAAGTTATGCTTATGGAGACACAGCGGGAGATTATACTATGTTTAAAAATGTAAAACATCCTTATTGTATGAATCCAACTAAAGAACTTTTGCAAAAAGTTCTAAAAGACAGAGAATTAATAAAAAAAGTTAATGTCGTAGTTGAGAGAAAGGATGTAATATATAACTTGGATATTGAAGATATACAATTCTTATAG
- a CDS encoding glutamine--tRNA ligase (catalyzes a two-step reaction, first charging a glutamine molecule by linking its carboxyl group to the alpha-phosphate of ATP, followed by transfer of the aminoacyl-adenylate to its tRNA) translates to MSNEINSSNFIRNIVIEDLEQGKHKEIITRFPPEPNGYLHIGHAKSILLNFGLADEFNGKTHLRFDDTNPVKEDTEYVESIKEDVKWLGGNWDELFFASNYFDEMYNRAILLIKKGKAYVCDLTAEEAKEYRGTLTKPGTESPYRNRTVSENLDLFERMKNGEFADGEKVLRAKIDMTSANINMRDPIIYRISHSTHHNTGDKWCIYPMYDFAHPLEDAIEHITHSICTLEFEDHRPLYDWMVSECEMEATPRQIEFARLNITNTVMSKRKLKQLVDEKVVDGWDDPRMPTICGLRRKGCTPEALRNFCTAIGVAKANSTVDSQMLDYFVREDLQLKAPLAMAVLNPLKLVITNYPENETEMLEIENNSKDEAQGTRFVPFSREIYIEREDFMEIPAKKYFRLFPGNEVRLKGAYFVKCNEIIKDENGSVTEIHCTYDPETKSGSGFTGRKVKATIHWVDVKSCVSAEFRLFEPLILDDIEENEGKDFLEQINPNSMEILQGFIEPTAIKDAKPQDKFQMVRNGFFTVDTKYTTPEKLVLNRIVSLKSSFKLS, encoded by the coding sequence ATGTCAAACGAAATTAATTCGTCTAATTTTATAAGGAATATCGTCATAGAAGATTTAGAACAAGGTAAACATAAGGAAATAATTACTCGTTTTCCACCAGAACCTAACGGTTACTTACATATAGGTCACGCTAAGTCTATTCTTTTAAATTTTGGTTTAGCAGATGAGTTTAATGGAAAAACCCATTTGAGATTTGATGATACGAACCCTGTTAAAGAGGATACGGAATATGTTGAATCAATTAAAGAAGATGTAAAATGGCTTGGCGGAAATTGGGATGAACTTTTCTTTGCGTCCAATTATTTTGATGAAATGTATAATAGAGCTATTCTACTAATAAAAAAAGGTAAAGCTTATGTTTGTGATTTAACAGCTGAAGAAGCTAAAGAGTATAGAGGAACATTAACTAAGCCTGGCACCGAAAGTCCTTACAGAAATAGAACAGTTTCTGAAAATTTAGATTTATTTGAAAGAATGAAAAATGGAGAATTTGCTGATGGTGAAAAAGTTCTTAGAGCCAAAATAGATATGACTTCAGCAAATATAAATATGAGAGATCCTATTATATACAGAATATCTCATTCTACTCATCATAACACTGGTGACAAATGGTGCATATATCCTATGTATGACTTCGCTCATCCATTAGAAGATGCTATTGAACATATAACTCACTCTATCTGTACTTTAGAATTTGAAGATCATAGACCACTTTACGACTGGATGGTAAGCGAATGTGAAATGGAAGCTACTCCAAGACAAATAGAATTTGCAAGATTAAATATTACTAATACAGTTATGAGTAAAAGAAAACTTAAACAACTAGTTGATGAAAAGGTTGTTGATGGATGGGATGACCCTAGAATGCCAACTATTTGTGGACTTAGAAGAAAAGGTTGCACTCCTGAAGCGCTTCGAAATTTCTGCACAGCCATTGGAGTTGCTAAAGCTAATTCTACCGTTGATTCTCAAATGTTAGATTACTTTGTAAGAGAAGATTTACAACTTAAAGCACCACTAGCTATGGCTGTATTAAATCCTCTAAAACTTGTAATAACTAACTATCCTGAAAATGAAACAGAAATGCTTGAAATAGAAAATAATTCTAAAGATGAAGCGCAAGGTACAAGATTCGTTCCATTCTCTAGAGAAATATATATTGAAAGAGAAGACTTTATGGAAATTCCAGCTAAGAAATACTTTAGATTATTTCCTGGTAACGAAGTTAGACTAAAGGGAGCATATTTTGTTAAATGTAATGAAATAATTAAAGATGAAAATGGCAGCGTTACAGAAATTCACTGTACTTATGATCCAGAAACTAAGAGTGGTTCTGGCTTCACTGGCAGAAAAGTAAAGGCAACTATCCATTGGGTAGATGTAAAATCTTGCGTTTCGGCTGAATTTAGATTATTTGAACCATTAATATTAGATGATATTGAAGAAAACGAAGGTAAAGACTTCCTTGAACAAATAAATCCAAATTCAATGGAAATATTACAAGGTTTCATTGAACCAACAGCAATTAAAGATGCTAAACCTCAAGATAAATTCCAAATGGTTAGAAATGGCTTCTTTACAGTAGATACTAAATATACCACACCTGAAAAGTTAGTACTTAACAGAATAGTGTCATTGAAATCATCATTTAAGTTGAGCTAA
- a CDS encoding arginine--tRNA ligase, which produces MDYKIKVAELIKEHVDLDIEIIEKLIEIPPKPEMGDYAFPCFQLSKVMRKSPNMIAEELKNSMCIDGFERIENLGPYVNFFVDKGVFAENTIKKILEDGDSYGSSNIGEGKTVCVEYSSPNIAKPFHVGHLFTTAIGNALYKMFKKEGYNTVGLNHLGDWGTQFGKLISAYDRWVDEEALEKAPIDELLRIYVKFHEEAEKDSTLEDEARANFKALETGDEKATALWTRFRDLSLKEFERVYNILGVKFDSLAGEAFYNDKMDVIVNELKEKKLLVESNGAQVVMLDDYNMPPCIVLKGDGASIYATRDLAAAMYRKKTYDFHKCVYVVGSPQALHFKQVFKVLELAGHEWSKDCVHVGFGLVKFADRKLSTRNGSIVLLDDLIREAIEKTMEVINEKNPELENKEEVAKKIGVGAVIFTYLKNSREKDIVFDWKEILSFDGETGPYVQYSYARGNSILNKGNECTGTVDYSKLSSKEEFELVKSLANFNNAITFALEKLEPSILTRYVIEVAKGFNKFYNAHSVLNLEDEDLKATRLSLVKVTLQVIKSGLELLGIDVVEKM; this is translated from the coding sequence ATGGATTACAAAATTAAAGTTGCAGAATTAATAAAAGAACATGTGGATTTAGATATTGAAATTATAGAAAAATTAATAGAAATACCACCAAAACCAGAAATGGGGGATTATGCTTTCCCATGTTTTCAATTATCAAAGGTTATGAGAAAATCACCTAATATGATAGCAGAAGAATTAAAGAATTCGATGTGCATTGATGGATTTGAAAGAATCGAAAATCTTGGACCATACGTTAATTTTTTTGTTGATAAAGGCGTTTTTGCAGAAAATACAATTAAGAAGATTCTAGAAGATGGTGATAGCTATGGTTCATCAAATATAGGAGAAGGAAAAACTGTATGCGTGGAATACTCTTCACCAAATATAGCAAAGCCTTTCCATGTTGGACATTTATTTACTACAGCTATAGGAAATGCTTTATATAAGATGTTTAAAAAAGAAGGATATAATACTGTAGGACTAAATCACTTGGGAGATTGGGGAACTCAATTTGGTAAGTTAATATCAGCTTATGACAGATGGGTAGATGAAGAAGCTTTAGAAAAAGCACCTATTGATGAATTACTTAGAATATATGTTAAATTTCATGAAGAAGCAGAAAAAGATTCTACGTTAGAAGATGAAGCAAGAGCAAACTTTAAAGCGCTAGAAACTGGTGATGAAAAAGCTACAGCTCTTTGGACTAGATTTAGAGATTTAAGTTTAAAGGAATTTGAAAGAGTTTATAATATTTTAGGCGTTAAATTTGATTCATTAGCTGGAGAAGCATTTTATAATGATAAAATGGATGTAATTGTTAATGAATTAAAAGAAAAAAAATTACTTGTTGAGAGTAATGGGGCACAAGTTGTAATGCTTGATGATTATAATATGCCACCATGTATTGTACTTAAAGGTGATGGAGCATCAATATATGCAACAAGAGATTTAGCTGCTGCTATGTATAGAAAGAAAACTTATGATTTCCATAAATGTGTTTATGTAGTTGGAAGCCCACAAGCGCTACATTTTAAACAAGTATTTAAGGTGTTAGAACTTGCAGGACATGAATGGTCAAAAGACTGTGTACATGTAGGATTTGGATTAGTTAAGTTTGCAGATAGAAAACTTTCAACTAGAAATGGTTCAATTGTTTTACTTGATGATTTAATTCGTGAAGCAATTGAAAAAACTATGGAAGTTATAAATGAAAAGAATCCAGAACTTGAAAATAAAGAAGAAGTTGCAAAGAAAATTGGTGTGGGAGCAGTGATTTTCACTTATCTTAAAAATTCAAGAGAAAAGGATATTGTTTTTGATTGGAAAGAAATTTTATCATTTGATGGAGAAACAGGTCCGTATGTACAATATTCATATGCTAGAGGAAATAGTATATTAAATAAAGGTAATGAATGTACAGGAACTGTAGATTATAGTAAATTATCATCAAAAGAAGAATTTGAATTAGTTAAGAGCTTAGCTAATTTTAATAATGCAATAACTTTTGCGTTAGAAAAGCTTGAACCATCAATATTAACTAGATATGTAATTGAAGTAGCAAAAGGATTTAATAAATTCTATAATGCACATTCAGTATTAAATTTAGAAGATGAAGATTTAAAAGCTACTAGATTAAGCTTGGTTAAAGTAACTCTTCAAGTTATAAAAAGTGGATTAGAACTACTTGGAATAGATGTAGTAGAAAAAATGTAA
- a CDS encoding exonuclease, with product MIIRENKVKIKNFEDEFIMKSQDREYNPEEIIFFDLEHYVYKKPKCIGVFGACEYDNKNNHILVTQYMIEDRDEAINILYLAKEYFIRMKEKGKKTIVTFSGNNDFTVINYLFKENGIDYNFSKEFDSIDIQKEYEKEKKVSTGLKKLEKIFDIEREGEVISGSNLAKTFHKVMKDKSYFKRMPEEKIEKILLYNEQDVINLLYIYINWKKYVFEDAIEDEITLKNIEDLEDYNMNEDELNTDL from the coding sequence GTGATTATTCGTGAAAATAAGGTCAAGATAAAAAATTTTGAGGATGAATTTATTATGAAGTCTCAAGATAGAGAGTATAATCCTGAAGAAATTATCTTCTTTGATCTTGAACATTATGTTTATAAAAAACCTAAATGCATTGGAGTATTTGGTGCATGTGAGTATGACAATAAAAATAATCATATATTAGTTACTCAATATATGATCGAAGATAGAGATGAAGCCATAAATATATTATATCTTGCAAAAGAATATTTTATAAGAATGAAAGAAAAAGGTAAAAAAACAATAGTTACATTTTCAGGGAATAATGATTTTACAGTTATTAATTATCTTTTTAAGGAAAATGGCATAGACTATAATTTTAGCAAAGAGTTTGATTCAATTGATATTCAAAAGGAATATGAAAAAGAGAAAAAGGTATCTACTGGGCTTAAAAAGTTAGAAAAGATATTTGATATTGAAAGAGAAGGCGAAGTTATTAGTGGATCAAATTTAGCTAAAACTTTTCATAAAGTTATGAAGGATAAAAGTTATTTTAAAAGAATGCCAGAAGAAAAAATAGAAAAAATACTACTTTATAATGAGCAAGATGTTATAAATTTATTATATATATATATTAACTGGAAGAAATATGTTTTTGAAGATGCTATAGAAGATGAAATCACTCTGAAAAATATAGAAGATTTAGAAGATTATAATATGAATGAAGATGAATTAAATACGGATTTGTAA
- a CDS encoding glutamate--tRNA ligase, protein MSFEKFANMILGNVEHTTEYYMEKYPKRNLKEGAKVTRYAPSPTGFQHIGGIFAALINERLASQTDGVFYLRIEDTDQKREVEGAIDDTVATMHNFGMDFNEGMTGQETSKGEYGPYRQSQRAHIYNTFAKDLLIKGLAYPCFCTPEELAELREKQIANKITPGYYGEYAKFRNITEEEAIKRIENGEQYIIRLKSPGNPETRVEFHDLIKGDISFPENNQDIVLIKGDGLPTYHFAHAIDDFLMRTTDVIRGEEWLSSLPIHVQLFEVLGFEAPKYAHIPTIMKQDGGSKRKLSKRKDPEAAVSYYKEVGFPTITVIEYLLNIVNSTFEEWRAENPKADYHEFEVHLEKMGKSGALFDLVKLNDVSKDRIAAMKATDVYNSYIAWTKEFDTEMCKLVTENETMVKEMFNIDKEGPKPRKDFAKWDEVKDKVFYFFDELFDKETVEQIELPKGVTLEAAKAVVEVYKNEFNFNVENQEAWFDDLKEIGLRLGYCANRKDFKANPDQYKGMISDVAGAVRAALTHRTNSPDIYTIMQIIGEENTRSRFDKFLSL, encoded by the coding sequence ATGAGTTTTGAAAAATTTGCAAATATGATATTGGGAAATGTAGAACATACAACTGAATATTATATGGAAAAATATCCAAAGAGAAATCTTAAAGAAGGTGCGAAAGTTACAAGATATGCACCAAGTCCAACTGGATTCCAACATATAGGTGGAATTTTTGCTGCTTTAATAAATGAACGATTAGCAAGTCAAACAGACGGAGTTTTTTATTTAAGAATAGAAGATACTGATCAAAAAAGAGAAGTTGAAGGTGCAATAGATGATACTGTAGCAACTATGCATAACTTTGGTATGGATTTTAATGAAGGTATGACAGGACAAGAAACTTCTAAGGGTGAATATGGCCCATATAGACAAAGCCAAAGAGCACATATATACAATACCTTTGCAAAAGATTTACTTATAAAAGGCTTAGCTTATCCATGTTTCTGTACTCCAGAAGAATTAGCAGAACTCCGTGAAAAGCAAATAGCTAATAAAATAACTCCAGGTTATTATGGAGAATATGCTAAGTTCAGAAATATAACTGAAGAAGAAGCTATAAAGAGAATTGAAAATGGAGAACAATATATAATAAGATTAAAATCTCCAGGTAATCCTGAAACTAGAGTTGAATTCCACGACTTAATAAAGGGTGATATATCATTCCCAGAAAACAATCAAGATATAGTACTTATTAAAGGAGATGGACTTCCTACATATCACTTTGCTCATGCAATAGATGATTTCTTAATGAGAACTACAGATGTAATAAGAGGAGAAGAATGGCTATCTTCACTTCCTATACATGTTCAATTATTTGAAGTTTTAGGCTTTGAAGCTCCAAAATATGCTCATATCCCAACAATAATGAAGCAAGATGGTGGCTCAAAGAGAAAGCTTTCGAAAAGAAAAGATCCAGAAGCTGCTGTTTCTTACTATAAGGAAGTTGGATTCCCAACTATAACAGTAATTGAATATTTACTTAATATAGTTAACTCTACTTTTGAAGAATGGAGAGCTGAGAATCCTAAAGCTGATTATCATGAGTTTGAAGTTCATTTAGAAAAAATGGGTAAAAGTGGAGCATTGTTTGATTTAGTTAAATTGAATGACGTGTCTAAAGATCGTATAGCTGCTATGAAAGCTACTGATGTTTATAATAGCTATATAGCTTGGACTAAAGAGTTTGATACAGAAATGTGTAAATTAGTTACAGAAAATGAAACTATGGTAAAAGAAATGTTTAATATAGATAAAGAAGGTCCAAAACCAAGAAAAGACTTTGCTAAATGGGATGAAGTAAAAGATAAAGTATTCTATTTCTTTGATGAATTATTTGATAAAGAAACAGTAGAACAAATAGAACTACCAAAAGGAGTTACATTAGAAGCTGCTAAGGCTGTAGTAGAAGTTTATAAAAATGAATTTAACTTTAATGTAGAAAATCAAGAAGCTTGGTTTGATGATTTAAAGGAGATTGGACTTAGACTTGGATACTGTGCTAATAGAAAAGACTTCAAAGCAAATCCAGATCAATATAAAGGTATGATTTCTGATGTTGCAGGAGCAGTTAGAGCTGCCTTAACCCATAGAACTAATTCCCCTGATATTTATACAATCATGCAAATTATAGGTGAAGAAAATACTAGAAGCAGATTTGATAAATTTTTAAGTCTATAA